Genomic DNA from Frondihabitans sp. PAMC 28766:
CTCGTGTCGGTGTGGTTCACGAAGGAGACGGCGAACGTGCCGCTGCTCGGGTCGGGGCCGTCGGTCGCGACCGACGAGGAGGCGCAGGAGCTCATCGAGGCCTACGCCGACGAGTCGAGCGAGGTCGCGCAGTCGGACTGGGCGGTGGAGTTCGCACAGTCGGGGCCGATCGACATCGTGCAGCCGTCGGTCGACGGTCAGGAGCCCGCAGAGGCGGCGAGCAGCGCCCGCGTGTAGTCGTGCTGCGGTGCCGTGAAGAGCTGCTCGGCCGGCGCCTGCTCGACGATCCGCCCGGCGCGCATCACAGCGACCCGGTCGCTCTGGTGCCGCACCACGTCGAGGTCGTGCGTGATGAAGAGATAGGCGAGCCCGTGCTCGCGCTGCAGCTCGTCGAGCAGGTCGAGCACCTGCGCCTGCACCGTCACGTCCAGTGACGACACCGGCTCGTCGCACACGATCACGTCGGGGCGCGGCGCGAGGGCGCGGGCGATCGCCACGCGCTGGCGCTGACCGCCCGAGAGCGTCCGCGGGTAGCGCTCGGCGATGTCGGCCGAGAGACCGACGTCGGCGAGCAGCTGCCGCACGTCTGCGGCCCGGCCGCCCACCCGCGTGGCGCGCCCGTCGCTGAGCGCATCGACCAGGATCCTGCCCACCGTCATGCGGGGGTCGAACGAGCTGAGGGCATCCTGGTAGATCGCGCCGAGGTGGTGTCGTCTCGCCCGGCGTTCTCGCTCGGGTAGGGGGTTCCACGGCTCGCCGCGCAGCTCGACGGTGCCCGCGTCGGGGGTGTCGAGGCCGAGCAGCAGCCGGGCCACGGTGGTCTTGCCCGAGCCGGAGGCCCCGACGAGGCCGAGCGTCTCGCCGGGGTGCAGGTCGAGCGAGACGTCGTCGACCGCGAGCGTCGTGTTGCCGCGTCCTGCGAACCGGCGGGTGAGGCCTCGCGCTCGGAGGACGGGCGGTTGGTTATTCAGGCTCGGCGCCCGATTCGCATCCGAATTCGACCTCGCGACCACCCTCTGACCTGAATTGCCGACGGCCGAGAGGCGCGTACCACGAGGCTTGCCCGCGGGCAGGGCCGCGACGAGCCCCCGCGTGTACGGGTCGGCGGGCGAATCGAGGATCGCCGCGGTCGGCCCCTGTTCGACGACCCGCCCGTCACGCATCACCACCACGCGGTCGGCCAGGCGCCGCACCGCGCCGAGATCGTGGCTGATGGCGAGCACGGCGGCGCCCTCGTCGCGCAGGGTGGCGAGCCGGTCGACGACCTGCCGCTGCACCTCGGCGTCGAGGGCCGTGGTCGGCTCGTCGGCGATGATCACGCCGGGCCGAAGGGCCAGAGCGGCGGCGATGAGGGCGCGCTGACGCAGGCCTCCCGAGAGCTCGCCCGAGCGCTGGCCCCGACGGGTCGCAGGATCCGGCATGCCCACCTCGGCGAGCACGTCGAGCACGCGGGCGCGGCGCTCCGCTGCCGTGAGGCGGGTGTGAAGGCGCAGAGCGTCGTCGATCTCCCGCCCGATGGGCCGCAGCGGATCGAGCGACACGAGGGCGTCCTGCAGCACGAGGCCGATGCGGGGCCCGCGGATGCGCCGCCACGCACGGCCGGACAGCTGCAGCAGGTCGTCGTCGTCGAGCCTCAGCGCCGCTGCGGTGACGCTGCCGCCGGCGAGCCCCAGCAGTGCCCGCGCGGTGACGCTCTTGCCCGACCCCGACTCGCCGACGAGCGCCACGCACTCGCCCGCGCCCAGCGTGAACGACACGTCGCGCACCGCGCTGACGCCGCCGAACGCCACGCTTAGCCCTTCCACGACGATCCTGCTGCTGCTGCTGCTGCTGCTGCTGCTGCTGCCGATCACAGGGCTCCTCCCCGGCTGCCGAGTGGGCAGAAAGCGAGGCTTCCGCCCCGATTCTTTGCCGTTTGTGCCCACTCACCGCGCGCGCTCATCGCCCACCCTCCGGCCCGAGCGAGGTGAGTGGCATGTTCGTGCGGGATGAGCGCCGAAAAGCCGCACGAAAGTGCCACTCACCGGCCTCCGCGGGGCGTACCGCGGGGCGTACCGCGGGGCGTACCGCGGTCATCGGGGAGCCCGCCGGGTGAGGGCGCGGCCGAGCACAGTGGTCGAGGCGGCGGTGAGCACGATGGCGATGCCGGGGAAGACCGTCATCCACCACGCCACCCCGAGATACGTTCGCCCGGCCTCGAGCATCGCACCCCATTCGGGCGCCGGCGGCGGCGACCCGAGCCCGAGGTAGCTCAGCGACGACGCCCAGACGACGGCCTGGCCGACCCCGAGCGTGGCGAGCACGAGCACCGGCGCGAGCGCGTTCGGCAGGATGTGACGGAACAGCAGCACGCGCGGCGACCGCCCGAGCACCCTGGCCGCCTCGACCATCTCCGACGAGCGCACGCGACGGATCTGTGTGCGAAAGATGCGCGCGTAGCCCGGCGCCGTCGCCAGCCCCACGGCGATCGTGGCCGGGATCGGCCCCGGCCCGGTGAATGCGATGATCACGAGCGCGAGCAACAGCCCCGGCAGCGCGAACAGCACCTCGAGCAGGCGCCCCACGGCGACGTCGGTGACCCGACGCCCGATGCCGGCCGCCGTGCCGAGCAGCAGCCCGAGCGCCGTTCCGATGACGGTGGCTGCGATGCCGATCAGCAGCGACGCCCCGGCTCCGTGCACCACTCGCGTGTAGAGGTCGCGCCCCGAGTCGTCGGTGCCGAAGACGTGAGCGAGCGACGGGGCCTGGAAGGCGGAGGCGGGGTCGATCGCGAGCGGGTCCCGCGGCGCGAGCAGCCCCGGGGCCAGCGCCGCGACGACGATGAGCAGCACGGTCGCGGCGGCGACCGTCTCGACGACCGTCAGTGGCCAGCGTCGCCTCGCCGACGAGATCCTGCGGCCGTCAGGATCGGGGGCACCGGGCCGAGCTGCGCGGGCGTCGGTCGTCGGCAGCGTGGGCAGCACCGTCATGCCGCGCGCCCCCGCGGGTCGACGGCCTTCTCGGCCAGGTCGCCCAGGGCGACCACCACCACGTAGGCGAGGGCGGACACGAGAGCGACCCCGGTCACCAGAGGGATGTCGCGGAGGGTGACCGCCTGGAGGAGGGTGCGGCCGAGACCGGGCCGCGCGAACACGGATTCGACGACGACGGCGCCGCTCAGCAGCGAGCCGAACGCCCAGCCGGACAGCGCCAGGCCCGGCAGTGCGGCATGACGGAGGAGGTGGCGACCGAAGACTCCGGTGTCGCTTTCGCCGCGCGCCCGAGCCGACAGGGCGAACGGCGCCGCAGCGGCATCGAGCAGCGAGTCGCGGGTGACCTGCCCGAGGAATCCGGCCACGGGGATCGCCAGCGTCACGACCGGCAGGACGATGCCGGCCACCCCGCCGGTGCTGACCGGCGGCAGCCAGCCCAGCTGCGTCGAGAAGATCACGATCAGCACGCTCGCCAGCAAGAACTGCGGCACCGCCGACGCGATCACGCCGAGGCTCGAGCCGACGGCCGCGGCGACTCGGCCGCCGCGCGACGACCACCACGCGAGCAGGAGCGCCAGCAGCCAGGCGACCGCCAGCGAGACGGCGGCCAGCGTGAGTGTCGGCGGCACCTGGGCCGCCAGCACGCTCGCCACGCTCTGCTTCAGCGAATAGGAGGTGCCGAGGTCGCCGCCCGCGAGGTGCCCGAGCTGCAGGAAGTACTGGACGACGAGCGGCTTGTCGAGGCCGTACTGCTCGCGCACCAGCCGGAGGGAGGCCGCGGACGCCTGCGACCCGGGGCCGCCGAGGATGGCCTGCGCCGGGTCGCCCGGCACAAGCCGGATGGCGAAGAAGATCAGCGTGGCGACGGCCCAGAGCACGACGATCGCCCCGAGCACTCGCACGCCGAGCCACCGGGCCACGCCGACCCACCGGGCGCCACTGCGCGACCCGGCAGAGGAGGCCGGCAGCCCGGCCGCGGTCACTTCTGCAGCCAGGCGTCGTACAGGCTCGGCGTCGATACCGACGGGAAGGCCCGGAGACCGTGCACGCTCGTGCGGTAGAGGAAGTGGTTCTGCTGGTCGTAGAGCGGCAGCACGTAATAGCCGCCGAGCACGATCTTCTGGGCCTGGTCGTAGAGATCCTGCCGGGTCGAAGCGTTCGACTCCTCGCCCGCCTTGGTCAGGATCGCGTCGAGCTTCGGGTCGTCGACCTGCGCGTTGTTGGCGAAGTAGCCACTCGGCGCCGGGGTGATGCCCGACGAGTTGTACAGGATGTCGAGCACGCCCGGCCCGACCTTCGTGTACGGCGCGTCGACGAGCTCGTACTTGTGCGCGGCGAGAGCGCCGTACCAGGAGGCGAGGTCGAGCTGGCTGATCTCGACGTCGAAGCCGAGCTTCTTCGCCTCCTCCTGGATCTGCGTGAAGACCGAGATCTCGGCGGGGATGGACTGGTTGGTGCTGACCGGGAAGCGGACCGTGAGCTGCTTGCCGTCCTTCTCGCGGTAGCCCGCGGCGTCGCGCTTCGTCCAACCAGCCTCGTCGAGCAGCTTGTTCGCCTTCGTCGTGTTCACCGTGAAGAGCGACTTGTCGGAGTAGCCGTCCTGCTCGACGCTCGACAGCAGCGAGTACGAGCGCTTGGCGGTGCCGAAGAAGAGGCTCTTGATGCCGGCGTCGACGTCGACGCCGGTGATGAACGCCTGGCGCACCTTCTCGTCGTTGAACGGGGCCTGGGACGAATTCAGCTCGATGCGGTCGGAGGCGCCGGGGCGCGGGGCGTCGATCGCCTTGATCGTCGAGCTCTTGGCGGCGGCGACGAGCGAGTCGGGTTGGGCGTTGTCGATCACGTCGACCTCGCCCGACTGGAGGGCGGCATAGCGGGTGGCGGAGTCGGGGATGAAGCGCCAGACGATCTTCGACAGGTAGGGCTCGCCGGTGTGGGCGGCGTCGTGCACGGACGACGTGTAGTGCGGGTTCCGCACCATCGTGATGGCCTGCTGCTTGACCCACTTCGTCACCTCGAACGGGCCGGTGCCGACGGGGGAGTCGCAGTTGACGGCCATCGACCGCTTGAGCGCCGTCGGCGACTCGATCGCGAGCCACGGCTGTGTCAGCGAGTCGAGCAGGTCGCTGTCGGGCGAGCTGAGGTCGAATTGGACCTTGTCGGTCGACACGGCGACGGTCTGCTTGACCTTGCCGAGCGCGAGGTAGCCGGTCGACGAGAGGGTCTTCGGGTCCTTGACCGCGTTCATGTTCGCAACGACGGCCGCCGCGTCGAAGGGTGTGCCGTCGGTGAACTTCACGCCCTTCTTCAGGGTGAAGGTCCACGTGAGACCGTTCGACGACTGCGCCCACGAGGTCGCGAGCCAGGGCACGATGTCACCGTTGGTGTCTTTCGAGACCAGCTGCTCGAGATACTGCGACGCCACGAGTGCCTGCGGGTAGTTGCCGCCGACGTGCGGGTCGAGGCAGGTGGGCTCGGCGTCGCCGGTGGCGTAGGTGAGGGTGCCGCCTGTGACGGGCTTGCCCGCGCTCGCGCCACCGGTCGCGGCCCCGCCTCCCGAGGTGCAGCCGGCGAGGACGAGGGCGCTCACCGCAGCGAGGGCGGCGAGGGGGAGGAGGCGGGTGCGCATGTGGCTCCAGTGCAGTATCTAGACTCGGTACAGTAAGTGCCGAACGAGTCTAACCGAGAAGATGGTGTCGTGACATCCACTGCCCCCGCGCGCAGCGGCCGCCCCCGTCGGTCGTCCGCCGAGATCCTGGCCGACGCCGCAAGCGAGCTCTTTCTCGAGAACGGCTACGCCGGTACCACCGTCGACCAGATCGCCGGGCGAGCCGGTGTCAGCCGCGCCACCTTCTTCAACTACTTCGGCGGCAAGGCCGACCTGCTCTGGCTCGACCTCGACGCGACCCTCGCCGGAATTCCCGCGGCCTTGCGCGAGGCGTCCGCGCGGCCGCCGGTGGCCGCCGTCGAGGCCGCACTCGTCGCCGTCGCCCGTGAGCACCCCGACAACGGCGTGCCCTGGGCGCTGTCGCAGGGTGAGGCGATGCGCCTCGGCGACGACCTCGTGGCATCCGGCGCCGCTCGCTTCGTCACGCAGCAGACCCTGGTCGCGAGCTATCTCGCCGAACGCCTCCAACAGGCGCAGGATGCCACGTGGCCGCAGGTCGCGGCGTCCACGCTCCTCGCTGCCGGGGGCGCGGCGACGGTCGCGTGGGCCCGGGCCGGCATCGGCCGAGGCCCCCTGGTCGGGTTCGTCGCCCCGGCCCTCGCTCCTGTCGCCCGGGGCCTCGCCGCCGCCCTCACCGCCTGAGCCTCGCCGGCGGCCCAGACCCTCTCCGGCGGCGTGCGCGCAATGCCTAGGCATTGCGCGCACGCCGGCCGCGAGGGTCTAGCCCGAATCGCCTGAAACCGTGCCCCGATTGGGGTACGGATCTGGACCTCCAGAGGGGCCCCCAGGGTGCTACTGTCCTCAGACCGACCACGATCACTGGGCGGTCGACGGTGCTCCGGGGGTGGGTCAGGGCATCGACGTCTCACCGACTCACGCCCGAAAGACCCGACTCTCGTGACCAAGAAGAACTCTGCCTGGCGGGCGGCCGTCGCCGTCCCCGCCGTCGTGCTCATCGGCCTGGGCGGCAGCGCCCTCGTCGCCGCTCCCGCCCTCGCCGACACGGCGACCGCGACGACGTCGTCCGCGCCGACTGCCACCGCGGGGGCGACGAGCACGCCTGCCGTGACGCCGACGAGCCCCGCCGCGTCGACTGCCGCGCCGACCGCGACCTCCCCGGCGACGACCTCCCCGGCGACGACCGCCCCGGCGACACCCGCCCCGGCGACGACCGCGTCGGCGACACCCGTCGCGACGCCGACCGCCGCGCCTGAGCCGGTGACGCACGCAGCCGCCAAGGCTCCGACGACCCTGACGGTCACCTTCCCGACTCCGGAGGACCCGGACTCCGACACGATCACGCCGAACCAGCTCGACTCTCGTGACTTCGACGTCACGGGAACGGCCCCGATCGGCTCCGACCTCGAGATCGACGACCAGGACGGCGACCCGCTCGCCACGTTGACCACGACGGCCACCACCTTCAGCATCCCGATCAGCCTGCCCGCCGACGGCCCCTACGAGGACGAGCTCGACGTCTACGGCTCGCACGGCAACACCGACTTCGACGACGTCTACGTCGACGTCGAGTTCGCCGCCCCGACCAGCGTGGCGCCGACCCTCGTCGCCCCCTCGGTGACCACCTACTCGGTCGCTCCGCTGCCCCTCGGCCTCGGCACCACCGGCAACGTCGTGAAGTTCTCCGGCACCGGCACCCCCGGCGAGGACGTCGAGCTGTTCAACGTCAAGACCGGCGTCCTGCCTGCGACGACGGGCGACACCGACGACCCGTTCGGCGACACCGACGCCGAAGACTACGACTATGAGACCGGCGCCACCTTCCACGTCGGCGCGACCGGCGCGTGGAGCGGCTACGCGGTCTTCCCCTACGGCACCGAGTCGATCTGGGCGGGCGAGCAGCAGCTCGACGACAACGAGAACGACGCCTCCTACGGCGAGGCCGTCACCCACCTCTCGCCGCTCGCCGGGCCGGTCGACATCACGTTGACCAAGCCGGCCGGCACGGTCGACGTGCCCGAGATCACCGAGCCGTCGTACTTCGACGACGTCGACGGGTCGGGCGACGGCGGAACCTTCGTCGGCGGCTTCGCCGACGGGTCGTCGTCGGCCAGCACCGCTTCCTCCGGAGCGAGCACGACTCGCCCCGCTCTGAAGACGTCGGCCTCGGTCGCCTCCTCCGCCCAGAAGACCGCGTCCTCCGACGCCGCCTCACGCTTCGCCGACCTCCCCACCGCTGAGCAGCCGTTCGCCAACCTGCCGCACTCCCTCCCGGCGGCGAAGTCGGCCCCCGCAGGCCGGGCCGCGACGAGCGACAGCACTGCGCGCGACAGCGTGTCGGGCGACCCCGGCGACGAGACGATCGACCAGATCATCGCCGAGGACGGCATCCAGGTGAAGGGCAAGCCGAGCACGACCCAGCACGGCTACCTGACGACGACCGTCTCGGGCACCGGCACGCCGGGCGACCACATCGTGCTCGACGCGCGTGACGGCGACGCCGAGGTGCCCTACATCACGGCTCTCTACCCGCAGCTCGCCACCGAGCTCGACGCCTACGACACGGTGCTCGAGAACTCGGACGACCCGAACGGTGTGATCCCGCCGTCGCTCACCACCACCACGACCACGTCGCTGCTGCCGAAGGACACCGGCGCGGTCACGGTCGCAGCCGACGGTACCTGGTCGGCGACGGTCACCCTGAAGCCCGGCAGCTACGGCATCCTGGCGTTCGCGGTCGACCCGACCACGGCGAAGTACTCGGCGTCCAGCGCGCTTCTGGCCGTGCACCTCACCGGCACCCCGATCGTCGACCCGGCGGCGACCACGACCCCCGCGACGCTGGCCTTCACCGGCTCGCGCGGCACCGGCGTCACGGCGCTGGCCGGCTTCGCCGCCCTGGTGGCCGGTGGCGCGCTGCTGGCGATCGCCCGCCGGCGTCGCCGCGGCCTGGGCTCGGACGAGGTCTGAGCGAGGTCGAGGAGAGCCCTACGAGAGCGCCTCGCGCGGCGCGTCGGGCGTGGTCGGCACCAGGCTGGCCTCGTCCGGCGTCGCCAGTGTGAGCACGGCCTCCTCGACCGCCGCGTTCTCCTCGATGTCCTTCTCGACCCGGCGGAGGGCGACCGCGACGTGCTCCTCGTCCTCGTTGCCGACGAGGTCGATGGCGGCCACGAGATACAAGCGCCCCGGGCCGAGGAACTCGAGGTGCAGGTAGGTGACCCGCGAGACCTTCGGGTGCTCCAGGATCCTGCGGAGCACCCCTGATTCGACCTCGGGCGTGGGGCTCTCGCCGATCAAAAAGCGGCGGTTGCGGTCGATCAGCACGACGGCCACGCAGCCGAGCAGCACGCCGACGAGGATCGAGCCGGCGGCGTCGAACACGGCGAGTCCGGTGAGCTGGTGCAGCAGGATGCCGAGGAAGGCGATGAACAGGCCGACGAGCGCCGCGCTGTCCTCGAAGAACACCGCGCGGAGGGTCGAGTTCGACGAGTCGATGACGTGGCGGAGCACCGGGATCCGGCGTTTCGACGCTGCCCCGCGCGCCTGCCGGAGCGCCTGGAGGAACGACGTGCCCTCGAGGATCGCCGAGACGCCGATCACGATGTAGTTGATGTAGTAGTCGTTGTCGGCCTTGGTCGACGTCAACTCGGAGATGCCGTTGTAGATGGAGACGACCGCGCCGACGGTGAAGAGGCCGAAGGCGGCGAACATGCTCCAGACGTACGTCTCTTTGCCGTAGCCGAGAGGGTGCCGGGCGTCACGCGTGCGTGAGCCGCGGCGCTCGGCGATCCACAGGAAGATCTCGTTGCCGGTGTCGGCCCACGAGTGCGCCGATTCGGCGATCATCGATGCCGAGCCGGTGAACAGCGACGCCGCCGTCTTGGCCAAGGCGACGAGCAGGTTGGCGAGCAGCGCGACGATGACCGTCTTGGTGCTCGAGCCCTCGGGGCTGGGGGCAGGCTGGGCGGCGTCCGTCGTCATTCGCCCAGTCTGCTCCAGGCCGCCCGAGCGAGGTGGGGCGGCCCGGAGTCGATCAGACCTTCTTGCAGCCGAGGAGGGAGTTGGTCTTTCCGGCCGAGTCGATGCCGTAGCTGCACACGGTCGATCCGGCGGCGGCCTTGACAGTTGCCGAGTAGCCGTGAGCGGTGCCGTAGCCCGGGTAGACCTTGGCGACGTCAGTGCGTGTCACGTTGGCCGGGGTGGCTCCGACGTATTTCCCGTTGACGTAGAACCGCACGCTGATGGGGCTCGCCGTGT
This window encodes:
- a CDS encoding ABC transporter permease; its protein translation is MTVLPTLPTTDARAARPGAPDPDGRRISSARRRWPLTVVETVAAATVLLIVVAALAPGLLAPRDPLAIDPASAFQAPSLAHVFGTDDSGRDLYTRVVHGAGASLLIGIAATVIGTALGLLLGTAAGIGRRVTDVAVGRLLEVLFALPGLLLALVIIAFTGPGPIPATIAVGLATAPGYARIFRTQIRRVRSSEMVEAARVLGRSPRVLLFRHILPNALAPVLVLATLGVGQAVVWASSLSYLGLGSPPPAPEWGAMLEAGRTYLGVAWWMTVFPGIAIVLTAASTTVLGRALTRRAPR
- a CDS encoding ABC transporter ATP-binding protein produces the protein MIGSSSSSSSSSSRIVVEGLSVAFGGVSAVRDVSFTLGAGECVALVGESGSGKSVTARALLGLAGGSVTAAALRLDDDDLLQLSGRAWRRIRGPRIGLVLQDALVSLDPLRPIGREIDDALRLHTRLTAAERRARVLDVLAEVGMPDPATRRGQRSGELSGGLRQRALIAAALALRPGVIIADEPTTALDAEVQRQVVDRLATLRDEGAAVLAISHDLGAVRRLADRVVVMRDGRVVEQGPTAAILDSPADPYTRGLVAALPAGKPRGTRLSAVGNSGQRVVARSNSDANRAPSLNNQPPVLRARGLTRRFAGRGNTTLAVDDVSLDLHPGETLGLVGASGSGKTTVARLLLGLDTPDAGTVELRGEPWNPLPERERRARRHHLGAIYQDALSSFDPRMTVGRILVDALSDGRATRVGGRAADVRQLLADVGLSADIAERYPRTLSGGQRQRVAIARALAPRPDVIVCDEPVSSLDVTVQAQVLDLLDELQREHGLAYLFITHDLDVVRHQSDRVAVMRAGRIVEQAPAEQLFTAPQHDYTRALLAASAGS
- a CDS encoding TetR/AcrR family transcriptional regulator, which produces MTSTAPARSGRPRRSSAEILADAASELFLENGYAGTTVDQIAGRAGVSRATFFNYFGGKADLLWLDLDATLAGIPAALREASARPPVAAVEAALVAVAREHPDNGVPWALSQGEAMRLGDDLVASGAARFVTQQTLVASYLAERLQQAQDATWPQVAASTLLAAGGAATVAWARAGIGRGPLVGFVAPALAPVARGLAAALTA
- a CDS encoding ABC transporter substrate-binding protein codes for the protein MRTRLLPLAALAAVSALVLAGCTSGGGAATGGASAGKPVTGGTLTYATGDAEPTCLDPHVGGNYPQALVASQYLEQLVSKDTNGDIVPWLATSWAQSSNGLTWTFTLKKGVKFTDGTPFDAAAVVANMNAVKDPKTLSSTGYLALGKVKQTVAVSTDKVQFDLSSPDSDLLDSLTQPWLAIESPTALKRSMAVNCDSPVGTGPFEVTKWVKQQAITMVRNPHYTSSVHDAAHTGEPYLSKIVWRFIPDSATRYAALQSGEVDVIDNAQPDSLVAAAKSSTIKAIDAPRPGASDRIELNSSQAPFNDEKVRQAFITGVDVDAGIKSLFFGTAKRSYSLLSSVEQDGYSDKSLFTVNTTKANKLLDEAGWTKRDAAGYREKDGKQLTVRFPVSTNQSIPAEISVFTQIQEEAKKLGFDVEISQLDLASWYGALAAHKYELVDAPYTKVGPGVLDILYNSSGITPAPSGYFANNAQVDDPKLDAILTKAGEESNASTRQDLYDQAQKIVLGGYYVLPLYDQQNHFLYRTSVHGLRAFPSVSTPSLYDAWLQK
- a CDS encoding ABC transporter permease → MTAAGLPASSAGSRSGARWVGVARWLGVRVLGAIVVLWAVATLIFFAIRLVPGDPAQAILGGPGSQASAASLRLVREQYGLDKPLVVQYFLQLGHLAGGDLGTSYSLKQSVASVLAAQVPPTLTLAAVSLAVAWLLALLLAWWSSRGGRVAAAVGSSLGVIASAVPQFLLASVLIVIFSTQLGWLPPVSTGGVAGIVLPVVTLAIPVAGFLGQVTRDSLLDAAAAPFALSARARGESDTGVFGRHLLRHAALPGLALSGWAFGSLLSGAVVVESVFARPGLGRTLLQAVTLRDIPLVTGVALVSALAYVVVVALGDLAEKAVDPRGRAA
- a CDS encoding cation diffusion facilitator family transporter, coding for MTTDAAQPAPSPEGSSTKTVIVALLANLLVALAKTAASLFTGSASMIAESAHSWADTGNEIFLWIAERRGSRTRDARHPLGYGKETYVWSMFAAFGLFTVGAVVSIYNGISELTSTKADNDYYINYIVIGVSAILEGTSFLQALRQARGAASKRRIPVLRHVIDSSNSTLRAVFFEDSAALVGLFIAFLGILLHQLTGLAVFDAAGSILVGVLLGCVAVVLIDRNRRFLIGESPTPEVESGVLRRILEHPKVSRVTYLHLEFLGPGRLYLVAAIDLVGNEDEEHVAVALRRVEKDIEENAAVEEAVLTLATPDEASLVPTTPDAPREALS